The region CTGCTACCCTGCCACCCTTGGAACGGAATCATATCATTTGATCACCGGGTGGCCCGGGTTCCGCGCAGCGGACCCCGGGCGAGGGCTCAGCAGGCCCATGCGACTCCGCCCGGGGTCCGCTGCGCGGAACCCGGGCCACCCGCCGTGCCGTTGTCCGGTCGGCGCCGCCCCACGATGCCGATCCGGATGCCGTGCCTGTCCCTCACGCCTGGCGGGTGGCCCCGGTTGCTCGCCAACCCCCCCCTTTCAACATTTACGGAGACTTATTCGGGACAAGAGGTTGCGCCAACGAAGCTGGAAATCGGCTGGGTTCTTGCCCCGGCATCCTGTGAACGCCGGGGTCGCTGGCCACATGAACCGGCCCCGATCCAGACCTTCCGGGGGCCGCAGGCCGCGAACCGAGAAGTCGGATCGACAACCGACACCACATCGGGAAGCAGCCGAAATTGCACAACCCCATTCACAATATTGCCTTCCGCAAATGTTGAAAGGGGGGGTTGGCGAGCAACCGGGGCCACACGCGAGCCACCGGGGCCACCAGCGGACCGGGTCTACCGGGCCGTTCGCTCAACTCCTGGTTATCCGGTGTCGCTAGAACCATCCTTTGGGATCGCAAGGATGATCATCTCCTTCACGATGTCGTCGTCATTGCCCTTCCAATGGCCGAGATTCACATAAACTTGCTCGTTCCCTGGCGGTATCGGTTGGGACAAATACCGGGCAGCCCTTACCAAGGGCATAGTCGATGGTTCTATCTTGAGTGTAGCCTCAATCTCGATTCGATCGATGTGAAGTTCCAAACCCTCGGCTCGAACCAAATATCTGTCATTGAGATCGGAACTCGTCTGTATTCTTACCTTATAAGGTACGCCAAAAACATTAATCCCATCAAACGTCTCGGGTGCATTGACGATCTGTCTCCAGATGTCCATCAAACTCACACTTTGACCCGAAAGTCGATCTACAAAACGCTGCTCGTCAATCTGAAATTTTCCGAGTTGGGGCTCTTGGCCCACCGAATCTTCAAGTCCCCGAAGATGAATTTTCACCGCGTTCAATTCGCCATGATTGATGCACAATGGCGCAAATTTGGGGAGCCAATCAGCGACCACCTCATAATCCAAGTCTTCAAGGTTGCGAAGTTCGATGCCGACTGACGCTGCATACTCTTTAGCACCCAAAGCAAAACCCGTCGTCGAAACCGCCATGACGCTCTTAAAGGCGAATCGTTGACGTCTTCCTACAAGTTGCTCGATCCAACTTACAGGCGCAGGGCCCTCAGACGGTCTATCCCTACACTCGATCAACGCGCGATAGGAACTGGTGCCGATTCTGCCTGTGATGACAATGTCCAACTCTGCTACTTGGTGACCCCTGTCGTTGTAGACAGGCCTTCTTGTCTCTACCGAAAATCCACCAGGAACGAGCCAGCCTTCGATGAGGGCTACCATACGTTCGAGAGATTTGCCGTCGTTTCGCATCGAGTAGAACCTATCAGGCACAAGTCCGGAGACAGGAGAACCGCTCTACGCCAAAGCTCAGCGGACCCAGACGGCAAGGATCAGCCCCGATGTTACCACAGAGCGATCGCGTCGGCCGGGGTCCTCTACCGCACCGGGATAGACGGTTCTCTTACTCGGGAATCAACAGTTGCTCATCTACAGGCAGCCTCTCAGTCGGTGGACGACGATCTATATCCAGGAAGCGTTCTCGCCAGTCGTGGAGGAACCGGTAGCACACTTCCTCGATCGCTGGAAGGCGGTTGGCTACCTCGGCAACCTTATGTACATCGATGAAGGCAACACCATGAGACACGTCCAGCCTGACCGCGTAACTCTCGTCGATCCACTTGTCACGTCCCGCAATCACCGGCCACGCTGCACACGGACCCCACAGAGCCTCAAAGCAGGCCCAAACTTGGTTCTTGCTGCCCTTCTTGGCTCGCTCCATGTCGATCGAGGGGACGTAGCGATAGTACTTGCTAGCGACGATCTCGATGGCGTTCCAGAACGCCAGGAACCTGTCCAGCGGGTCGTCAGTCGTCAGCCCTTTGCGATACCAGCCCAGACTGCGTAGGAATGAAGGGCTTCCTCGTGCCAACTGGTGCGCTTCGCTAAAGGCGCTCTCAAACTGTTCCGGCTCGATGACCTGCCGTACTACGTGGCGTTGAGCAGGCATCCGCTCGCGCTCGGTCAGGCTCAAGTACATGGGGTGGTTGACCGCCAATGTAAGAGCATCGAGCATATGCCCGAAGAAGAAAACGGCGGCTTTGTAGGCGACCACATCGTCCGGTGCGCGGGCCGTCACCGTCGTCTTGAGGCCCGACGGTATCCCCATGATCTCGATATCACTGTAGAAGGGATCATGGACACGGAACCCTTTCTGCTGGGTAGTCCGCACGCGACGATGAACCGTGGCCGGGCCGTCTACATACAGAACGACTTCCCAGATAGGCGAGTCCGCCATCCGCCTTGCCTCCGCTTTAGCCGACAAACACGTTGTATACGAACGAACACCATCGTTCAAAACACGCCTCTTCGTCCCGAGAACCCGTTCCTTCAGCCAATTCTCTCGGCATTCTTGCGACGCGACAAGCGAATTCACGGTGAAACGCCGACGAACACAGGGCGACCAACATCGAAGCCGATCGGCTTCACAAAGGGCACCGGGGATGCCCCTCGGGCGACCCGACGGGCCGATCCGGCAGACGGGCCGGAAAAAGTGCTTAAACCCGCCCATCGCCACGATGATATCAGGATACGGCCGATCATCGTCCGAACACACACACAACCGTCCACCGACCGAATCACGCCATGCCCCCGCTCCCGAGAGGCGATCCCCCATGAGCACGCACCACGATCACGACGCAGGCCAGGAACCGCCCCGACCCGGACCCCGGACCGAGGAGGGCAAGGCCGCATGCTCGGCCAACGCCACGACCCACGGTCTGACCGCAAAACGGCCGCTCTCCGAGGAGGAGGCCGAGCGGATGAGGGTCATCGTCGACCAGTGGACGGTCAAGGCCATGCCCGAGACGCCGCCGGAGGAGGCACTGATCGCGTCGGCGGCAATCGAATATGTGCGCTATTTGCGCTGCGTCGAGGCCGAGGAGTCGCGGCTCGGGCCGGCGATCAGGGACGCCGTGCGCGACTGGCGCGAGGCGCAGCGGCATGCGATCCGGCGCAAGGCCCAGAACCTGCCGAACGACCCGGAACTGGTCGCCGCCGATCTCCTCGAATCGGCCTTCGGCATCGACTGGATGCTGCGGCACTGGCGAAACCTGCTGGACCTGATCGACCGAGGGGTCGGCTGGACCGGCGACAACCTGATCCAGGCAATGCACCTGCTCGGCCACAAGGCCGCCGCGCCGACCGACCCGACGAGCCTGCCCGCCTCGCTCTGGCAAAACGCCCTGACCGCCTTCCCGAAGGCGTGGAACCTCTCCGCCCCCCCGATCGGCGATCCCGAGGCCGTCGCCCGCATCCGGGCCATCGTCCTCGACACGATCGCCCACCTCGAAGCCCTCCGTCCCGTCGCCTGGGACGAGGTCGACGCCCCCCGAGAGCAGGTCGCCGAGGCCGCCGCCCTGATCGACACCTCCAAGGAAGGGCAGCTCCGTCACCGCTACCGCCGCGACGCCTTCCGCGACTTCCACCGCAGCCTCGCCGAGCTGACCCGCCTGCGCTCCGAGCGCTCCAAGACCCACGCCCGAGAGGCGAAGCTGATGGAGTCGGCCGCCTCCCGGCGCGATGACCGTCCGGCCTACGTCCCTCCCCCGAGCCGCCCCGAGCCGCCCGCGCCCGAATCACGAAACGAACCCCCTCCGGCGGCCGATCCTTCCACGAACGATCGACGCAACCCGTTCTCCGACCACGAGATGCCCAACGGAGCCCCAGTCCCCGCCTCGCCCGTCGAGGGGCGCACCAACGAGCGCACCGAGGGGCGCACCAATGAGCGCACCAGCGAGCGCCCCGAGGACCCTCGGACCGCCCCGGACGCCCCGAGCGGGGTCTCGCATCGCGCGAAGACCCCCGGGACCAAAGGGCGGAGTCATCCAGACAACCCGGCCCCCGAGAATCTTCGGAGGCCGGAAGGAGGGCCAGGCGATGCCGGGTCGACCGAGATCAATAGCTCAGCACGCTGACGATCTCCGTCGGCTCCAGCTTCGCCCGGCCTCCGAGGAAGCCCAGCTCCATCAGGAAGGCGCAGGCCACCACTTCGGCCCCGGCGTTGCGAACCAGGTCGCAGCAGGCCTTCATCGTTCCACCGGTCGCCAGCACGTCGTCGACCACGAGAATCCGCTTGCCCGGCTCCAGGGCATCGCTGTGCATCTCAAGCCGGTCGGTCCCGTATTCGAGGGCGTACTCGGCATGAACGGTCGAGAACGGCAGCTTTCCCGCCTTGCGGATCGGCACCAGGCCAACCCCCAGCGCCAGCGCCATCGGGGCCGCCAGCAGGAACCCCCTCGCCTCGGCCGCGGCGATCCCGTCCACCTGCCGTCCCGCGAACGGTTCGGTCAGCCGCTCGATCGCCGTCCGGAAGGCTCCCGGATGGGCCAGCAGCGGCGTGATGTCCTTGAACTGGATTCCCGGCTTGGGAAAGTCGGGAATGTTGCGGATGTAAGCGTCGAGGTCCAGCGCGTCTGTCGAAGCCATGCCCTGCAATTCTCCTTGAAGAAACGATTCCTGCCCAGGCCCCTTGACCATGCCCGAACCCGACCAAGCGTTCGCCCTTGCGTCGCGGATGCCGCGACCCGATCCGGACCCGACGCCACCATACTCCGCCAACCGCCGCGGCGCCTACATTTGCGCTTGCTCCGAGTGCACTCCCGGACTCGGGCAACGGTGACGGGGAGACCCCGGCCCGATCACCCCAATGACCCGGTCCAAGCAGGACCCCCGGAAAGTGAGATTGTGATGTGCTGGGGTTTCGACTATGGTCCGCTCGATCCTGCCGCAAGGACCCGTGCGGTTCTTGGCCTCGGGGCTGAGGTCGTCTCGTCCGAGGCAGATCGGGACCGCGTCGTCCTCGAACCCCGTCCGGGAGGGCGATCGGACGTGCGAGATCGCCTGCTCGTCCGGAAATCCTGGTGTGGAACCATCGGCCTGTGGGCCATGCTCGCCCCGTCCTGTCTCAAGGTCCGTGCGCAAGAGCTGCCCGTCGTCCTGCCCCCGCCTCCGCAGGAGGCCCCCGCGGTCGCTGATCCGCCGGCGACTCCCATCACGGTCGATCAACTCGCCGAACGCCTGGTCGAGATGGAGCAGCGGAACCGCGCACTCGCCGACGAGCTGGAGCGGTCGCGGCTGGAACACGCCGAGCAAATGCGGCAGATCCTCGATCGGCTCGATGAGGTCTCGACCCGTCTCCGCATCGCCGAGGACCCCGACCTGGACCTCGACCTCGACGAGGTTGGGCCGGACGGCTCGATCCAGCAGACTCCCCCCGTCGATCCCGGTACGGTCGAGAACCCGGTCCCCGACTATACCGAGGGCCAGTTCGCCCCCAATACACCAGCCCCCGGCTACCCGCTGCCGAGCATTGTCGAGCCCGGCCGATCGCTCCTAAAGGGGAGCTTCGGCCCCGGATTCCGGTTCCGGACTTACGACGGCGAGTTCCGGCTCAAGGTCAACTACGAGTCACAGGTCGAGGCCCGCGTCTGGGACCCGAGCAACCAGGTCCCGGCCAACAGCGGCATCTACCTGCCTCGCCAGCGAATCTTCTTCAGCGGGAACATCACCCGGCCGATCGAGTACGAATTCTCCATCAACCGGGGCTTCGGCGGGCTCAACATTCTGAACGCCTACCTGAACCTCCACCTCGACGACCGCCTCGAACTGCGCATGGGACGGTTCTTTACCCCCATGTTCTACGACCAGTTCGCCATCTCGAACTACTGGCTGATGCAGCCCGAGCGGTCGGTCTTCACCACGAACTTGTCGCTCAACCGCCAGTTCGGCGCGATGGCCTGGGGCTATCTGTTCGACAAGCGGCTCGACTACGCGGCCGGCGTCTTCAACGGCTCGCGCAACTCATTTGAACCGTTGAACAACGGTGTCGACTTCGTCAGCTATCTCAACGCCCGTCCCTTTCAGCAGTCCGAGGCCTTGCCCGCGGCCCGGTTCCTGAACCTGGGGGCCTCGGTGGCGGTCGGGAACCAGGATCAGGCTCCGGTTCCGCGGTCCTTCCGGATCGGCGGAGGGTCCCCCAGCGCCGATGTTCCCGGAGCGGCCACGGTACCGTTCCTCATCCTCGACCCGGGCGTGGTCGAGCGAGGCAACCGCCTGATCGGTTCGGTGCACGCGGCCTACTTCTACAAGCAACTCTCGCTGATCGGCGAGTGGCAGTACGGCTACGGCGGCTATGCCCCCTCGGTCGCGGCCGACTCCACGCGGGTCCCCTTCTCAGGCTTCTACGTCTCGGGGGGCTACTTCCTGACGGGCGAAACGATCGAACGGCGAGCCCGCCTCTATCCGCTTCGACCCCTCTTCCCGACCCGTGAGGACGACCGCCGCGGCATCGGCGCCTGGGAAGTCACCGGGCGGGTCAGCACGCTGCAGATCGGTGAACAGGTCTTCTCCGCCGGTCTGGCCGACCCGGATCTCTGGTCGAATCAGGCCGTCACGACCGAGTTGGGGGTGAACTGGTACTGGAACGAGTACACCAAGGTCTACCTCTTCTGGCTGCACGGCAACTTCGGCGACCCGGTCCTCTACCGCCCGGGACATCTCCAGGAAACGGCGGATATGTTCTGGCTACGATTCCAGCTCTATTTCTGATCGGCAAACATGTTCATTTATGAAAGAATATTGATCATCATCAGAGCGATTCGAGGAGGGATCGGAGGGAAGCGAGGTCGGGGTTCAGGAAGAGTCCCTCGATCACCCCGGGCTCTTTGAGCCTCCCAGCGGATTGAGCCGACTTGATCAGGCCGACCGCCTTGTCCACCAGGCTCTCCTGGGCGGACGAGGAGAGGTTCGGGTCCTCGGCGAGCAAAGCAAAGATGTTCGCGATCTCCAGAGGGAACGCAGCGACGGCTTCAGGGTCCGCAAGGAGTGCCTCCGCGGCCTCGACGGCTCCCTCTCGCATTCCAGCGCGGAACCGAGCCTCGATGCGTTGAATCTGCAGTTCCCATTGCGCTCTCGGATCGCTGGTCAGCGAGAGCGCCGCTTCAAGGTCGGGCACGACGGCTTCAAACCGGCCGAGGTTGAAGCCGGCCCGAGCCCGGGCCCGGAGCCCATTGAGTTGCGCCCGGCGGACCTGGTTCATGCGGGGGGAGTCGTCTGGAACGAGCTCAAGCTGGTTCAAGGCCGACGACAAGACGGACCAGGCGTCCTCCCACTGGCCGGAGTCGAGGTGCAGCTTCCCCAGGCGGGCGGACCGCAACCCTAGCTCGATCGGGTGGTTCGCGTCCCCCGGGCGGGTCTCCACCAGCGCTTCTAGCATCCGGAGGCCCTCCCGCTCTGCCTGGATGGCCTCCTCCGTGCGACCGAGCAGGCTGAGCGTCCGCGCGAGGTTCCCGAGCAGGCTGAACCGCATGTCCAGGTAATACGTCTCGCCGGGCTGCACGCGAAGCACTGCCTCCAGAACGCGATCGGACAGCTCATACGATTCCACCGCATCACGCGGATGGTCGTTCTGATTGAGCGTGTTGCCCAGTCGCATGGCAGTCACGATCAGGAGCTGCATGGCCTCGGGATCGCTTCGGTCGAACCCGTCCAGCCTCCGGGCCGCTTCCCAGGCTCTGGCCAGGAGGGGCTCGGCCTCGTCCACCCGGCCGAGATCGAACCGAACCCGGGCGAGCGTGAGGGCGACCTGAAGGTCGGCGATCGTCCACGAGGCGCCCGGTGGGAGGGAATCGAGGTACTCGACGCACCAGTCCGACAGGACCTGATGACCTGTGTCCCGCACGGAACGGACTTTGGGGTTGTCGAAGGGGCTGATGGCCAGCACGCCATCGACGACGGTGGTGTAGCCGACCAGGGTCCGCTGGAGGCTGAGGCTGGCAAGGTCGCGGGCGGCCCGAGCCTCGGCGGCGTTTTGCAAGGCCTGGCGTTCGCGAAGATCGGCCTGGCGGCGGAGGTCGGCCTCGACGATGGCGAACACCACCGAGCCGACGACGAGCGCCACCAGCAGGAGCCCGGCCAGCATGCCGACGGACGCGAACCCGGGGTTGCGGCGGCACCATCGCCAGGCCCGGCCCGCCGGGCGGATCGGCCGGGCGACGATCGGGCGGTTCTCCAGGAACCGCTCCAGATCATCGGCCAAGGCGCC is a window of Tautonia rosea DNA encoding:
- a CDS encoding methylamine utilization protein MauJ, yielding MADSPIWEVVLYVDGPATVHRRVRTTQQKGFRVHDPFYSDIEIMGIPSGLKTTVTARAPDDVVAYKAAVFFFGHMLDALTLAVNHPMYLSLTERERMPAQRHVVRQVIEPEQFESAFSEAHQLARGSPSFLRSLGWYRKGLTTDDPLDRFLAFWNAIEIVASKYYRYVPSIDMERAKKGSKNQVWACFEALWGPCAAWPVIAGRDKWIDESYAVRLDVSHGVAFIDVHKVAEVANRLPAIEEVCYRFLHDWRERFLDIDRRPPTERLPVDEQLLIPE
- a CDS encoding serine/threonine-protein kinase — translated: MIMNCPGHASLRGFLQGEASETEAEAIETHLDDCESCQALLHRWTDLDPELRGWLVEIDLASPVEEDPVEQGLGDRLRAALHHRTDLVECRDGQDTRSFPDRVGPYRIDGRAGVGGMSTVFEATDTRLGRRVALKMILAADEQSRPVLDRFQREGAVLAALNHPNIVPVYEVGDHDGQPYLVLEFVPGGTLAQRLEGRPLAPRLAARAVATLAGAVQYAHEQGVIHRDLKPSNILLKPEGGRAVAEGPGPIPLGDDRLMIVDFGLARWQHDLAELTRSGQPIGTPAYMAPEQAAARADDIGPPADLYALGVILYELLTGRPPFQGENVASTLRMVQESEAVSPRDLQPGVPRDLETITLKCLEKEPRRRYLTAGALADDLERFLENRPIVARPIRPAGRAWRWCRRNPGFASVGMLAGLLLVALVVGSVVFAIVEADLRRQADLRERQALQNAAEARAARDLASLSLQRTLVGYTTVVDGVLAISPFDNPKVRSVRDTGHQVLSDWCVEYLDSLPPGASWTIADLQVALTLARVRFDLGRVDEAEPLLARAWEAARRLDGFDRSDPEAMQLLIVTAMRLGNTLNQNDHPRDAVESYELSDRVLEAVLRVQPGETYYLDMRFSLLGNLARTLSLLGRTEEAIQAEREGLRMLEALVETRPGDANHPIELGLRSARLGKLHLDSGQWEDAWSVLSSALNQLELVPDDSPRMNQVRRAQLNGLRARARAGFNLGRFEAVVPDLEAALSLTSDPRAQWELQIQRIEARFRAGMREGAVEAAEALLADPEAVAAFPLEIANIFALLAEDPNLSSSAQESLVDKAVGLIKSAQSAGRLKEPGVIEGLFLNPDLASLRSLLESL
- a CDS encoding adenine phosphoribosyltransferase, with the protein product MASTDALDLDAYIRNIPDFPKPGIQFKDITPLLAHPGAFRTAIERLTEPFAGRQVDGIAAAEARGFLLAAPMALALGVGLVPIRKAGKLPFSTVHAEYALEYGTDRLEMHSDALEPGKRILVVDDVLATGGTMKACCDLVRNAGAEVVACAFLMELGFLGGRAKLEPTEIVSVLSY
- a CDS encoding OprO/OprP family phosphate-selective porin, producing the protein MCWGFDYGPLDPAARTRAVLGLGAEVVSSEADRDRVVLEPRPGGRSDVRDRLLVRKSWCGTIGLWAMLAPSCLKVRAQELPVVLPPPPQEAPAVADPPATPITVDQLAERLVEMEQRNRALADELERSRLEHAEQMRQILDRLDEVSTRLRIAEDPDLDLDLDEVGPDGSIQQTPPVDPGTVENPVPDYTEGQFAPNTPAPGYPLPSIVEPGRSLLKGSFGPGFRFRTYDGEFRLKVNYESQVEARVWDPSNQVPANSGIYLPRQRIFFSGNITRPIEYEFSINRGFGGLNILNAYLNLHLDDRLELRMGRFFTPMFYDQFAISNYWLMQPERSVFTTNLSLNRQFGAMAWGYLFDKRLDYAAGVFNGSRNSFEPLNNGVDFVSYLNARPFQQSEALPAARFLNLGASVAVGNQDQAPVPRSFRIGGGSPSADVPGAATVPFLILDPGVVERGNRLIGSVHAAYFYKQLSLIGEWQYGYGGYAPSVAADSTRVPFSGFYVSGGYFLTGETIERRARLYPLRPLFPTREDDRRGIGAWEVTGRVSTLQIGEQVFSAGLADPDLWSNQAVTTELGVNWYWNEYTKVYLFWLHGNFGDPVLYRPGHLQETADMFWLRFQLYF
- a CDS encoding restriction endonuclease gives rise to the protein MRNDGKSLERMVALIEGWLVPGGFSVETRRPVYNDRGHQVAELDIVITGRIGTSSYRALIECRDRPSEGPAPVSWIEQLVGRRQRFAFKSVMAVSTTGFALGAKEYAASVGIELRNLEDLDYEVVADWLPKFAPLCINHGELNAVKIHLRGLEDSVGQEPQLGKFQIDEQRFVDRLSGQSVSLMDIWRQIVNAPETFDGINVFGVPYKVRIQTSSDLNDRYLVRAEGLELHIDRIEIEATLKIEPSTMPLVRAARYLSQPIPPGNEQVYVNLGHWKGNDDDIVKEMIILAIPKDGSSDTG